The following coding sequences are from one Pigmentibacter sp. JX0631 window:
- the hemH gene encoding ferrochelatase has translation MEMKVKTGVLLVNVGTPDAPETKAVRRYLKEFLSDPRVIDIPAVIRFFLLRCIILPFRSPKSAHAYKSIWSKEHGSPLLMYSKQLGTEVGKLLGDDYLVEVSMRYQNPSIDEALAKLNQAGVGKIIVFPLFPQYSSAATGTVFEKVSKLIHKMWNIPQVVYVPPFYDDPLFIESFSAIAKNFLANYSADFVLFSYHGLPERHVKKSDLTKGKFCLTKDNCCEKIEKENQFCYRAQCFATTRLLAKKLNLSPQNYTTSFQSRLGKDPWIKPYTDLLLQELADKGYKKIAVFCPAFVADCLETLEEIQMRAREQWLEIGGEDLRLIPSLNADSNWAQSVVKMIQKYA, from the coding sequence ATGGAAATGAAGGTAAAAACTGGGGTATTGCTAGTCAATGTGGGCACCCCCGATGCCCCGGAAACAAAAGCAGTAAGACGTTATTTAAAGGAATTTCTTTCCGATCCAAGGGTTATTGATATACCGGCGGTTATTCGATTTTTTTTATTGCGTTGTATTATTCTGCCATTCCGTAGCCCGAAATCTGCGCATGCTTATAAAAGTATATGGTCGAAAGAGCATGGCTCACCCTTGTTAATGTATTCTAAGCAACTAGGAACCGAAGTTGGAAAATTATTAGGTGATGATTATCTAGTGGAAGTATCTATGCGGTATCAAAATCCATCTATTGATGAAGCTCTAGCGAAATTAAATCAGGCAGGGGTTGGTAAAATTATTGTTTTTCCTTTATTTCCGCAATATTCTTCTGCAGCAACTGGTACAGTTTTTGAAAAAGTAAGCAAATTAATTCATAAGATGTGGAATATACCACAAGTTGTTTATGTTCCTCCTTTTTATGATGATCCTTTGTTTATTGAAAGTTTTTCAGCAATAGCAAAGAATTTTTTAGCAAATTATTCTGCTGATTTTGTCTTGTTCAGTTATCATGGATTACCTGAAAGACATGTAAAAAAATCAGATTTAACAAAAGGAAAATTCTGTTTAACAAAAGATAACTGCTGTGAAAAAATAGAAAAAGAAAATCAATTTTGTTACCGAGCGCAATGTTTTGCAACCACAAGACTGTTAGCAAAAAAATTAAATCTTTCACCGCAAAATTATACTACTTCATTTCAATCAAGACTTGGAAAAGATCCTTGGATTAAACCTTATACTGATCTTTTATTGCAAGAATTAGCAGATAAAGGTTATAAAAAAATAGCGGTATTTTGCCCTGCTTTTGTCGCAGATTGTTTAGAAACTTTAGAAGAAATTCAAATGCGTGCAAGGGAACAATGGTTAGAAATTGGGGGAGAAGATTTACGTCTTATTCCTTCTTTAAATGCTGATTCCAATTGGGCCCAATCAGTGGTAAAAATGATCCAAAAATATGCTTAA
- a CDS encoding SMI1/KNR4 family protein: MRNEIEWIASEQPTNIDQIKEFEIKSGYKFPKSYIDLMIKYNGATILNYITSFKVYYKSGKMYPNTFGIGQFLAFGEESISHITNLIDWCNDNNNRDENYPIPEFILPIIYDGGGNYVCFDYRHDPKTDNPKVVFWFHEEAGCLEEGLEVYFIANSFDEFLDCLFDSRTEKEKVEDEISRKEYLEMFGSK, from the coding sequence ATGAGAAATGAAATTGAATGGATAGCCTCAGAACAACCTACAAATATAGATCAGATAAAAGAATTTGAAATTAAGTCTGGTTATAAATTTCCTAAGAGTTATATAGATTTAATGATAAAATATAATGGAGCAACTATACTTAATTACATAACTAGCTTTAAAGTTTATTATAAAAGTGGTAAAATGTATCCTAATACCTTTGGAATTGGACAGTTTTTGGCTTTTGGAGAAGAAAGTATTTCTCATATTACTAATCTAATAGATTGGTGTAATGATAATAATAATCGTGATGAAAATTATCCAATACCAGAATTTATATTACCCATTATTTATGATGGCGGAGGTAATTATGTTTGTTTTGATTACCGACATGATCCAAAAACGGATAATCCTAAAGTAGTGTTTTGGTTTCATGAAGAAGCTGGATGCTTGGAAGAAGGTTTAGAAGTTTATTTTATAGCCAATAGTTTCGATGAGTTTTTAGATTGTTTGTTTGATAGTAGGACGGAGAAAGAAAAAGTGGAAGATGAAATTTCCAGAAAAGAATATTTAGAGATGTTTGGTTCAAAGTAA
- the truA gene encoding tRNA pseudouridine(38-40) synthase TruA, which translates to MEEKEYQNFKLIFSWNGEKFHGYQQQPNVFTVQEAITKAWFILTKETVTLTGCSRLDAGVHANSFVLNLQSQTNYSLERIQKGLNGIFHSQLHLDISLYSVEHVASDFHARFSSQGKHYRYLIWYGFSEHAFLTRRCWHVRTKLDVSELFLQLQNFVGEHDFSAFRAIDCGAKNTIKKIYQIHAQFHPVYSECIVIDIWGEGFLKNMIRNMVGTAVDIASNKLSKNTITEGYLHKNRNLTGVCAPAWGLTLMQVFYSKKELEKALQLPTFFPAPC; encoded by the coding sequence ATGGAAGAAAAAGAGTATCAGAATTTTAAATTAATATTTTCTTGGAATGGTGAAAAATTTCATGGTTATCAGCAACAACCTAATGTTTTTACAGTCCAAGAAGCTATAACAAAAGCATGGTTTATTTTGACTAAAGAAACTGTAACTTTAACAGGTTGCAGTCGATTAGATGCTGGTGTACATGCAAATAGCTTTGTTTTAAATTTACAATCTCAAACTAATTATTCTTTGGAAAGAATACAAAAAGGATTAAATGGAATTTTTCATTCGCAATTGCATTTGGATATTTCTTTGTATTCGGTAGAACATGTCGCAAGTGATTTTCATGCACGGTTTTCTTCACAAGGAAAGCATTATCGATATTTAATTTGGTATGGTTTTTCAGAACATGCATTTTTAACTCGAAGATGTTGGCATGTTAGAACGAAATTAGATGTTTCTGAACTGTTTTTGCAATTGCAAAATTTTGTCGGTGAGCACGATTTTTCTGCATTTCGAGCTATAGATTGTGGAGCTAAAAATACGATAAAAAAAATCTACCAAATTCATGCGCAATTTCATCCTGTTTATTCTGAATGTATTGTTATTGATATTTGGGGTGAAGGGTTTTTGAAAAATATGATCCGCAACATGGTGGGAACCGCCGTTGATATTGCAAGCAATAAGTTATCAAAGAATACCATAACCGAAGGGTATTTGCATAAAAACAGAAATTTAACAGGAGTTTGTGCACCAGCGTGGGGTTTAACCTTAATGCAAGTATTCTACAGCAAAAAAGAACTCGAGAAAGCTTTACAGTTGCCTACATTCTTCCCAGCTCCTTGCTAA
- the uvrB gene encoding excinuclease ABC subunit UvrB: MSEKPFEISWPVTPTGDQPQAIEKLVSGLSAGLSEQILLGVTGSGKTFTIANVVAKTQRPTLVIAHNKTLAAQLFQEFKELFPNNAVEYFISYYDYYQPEAYLPSTDTFIDKSASINDNIDKMRHSATKALFERRDVIIVSSVSCIYGLGAPDTYLNSRIVLNLNAEFSRDDFIRQLISIQYTRNDISLERGKFRVRGDIIEVVPSSENERAVRIQFWGDKIEKLSTIDALKGTVIEKIQKINIYPASHYVLENEKIDEVISQISHDLIEKVSEFKNNGKHIEAQRIEQRTLHDLEMIREIGYCQGIENYSRYLDGRSPGKPPATLLDYFPKDYLLVIDESHVTVPQIGGMYRGDRARKETLVQYGFRLPAALDNRPLNFDEFKDRMGQTIYVSATPAKYELEHAGTEIVEQIIRPTGLIDPQILVKPAKGQIDDLLFEIQNVVAKKERILITTLTKKMAENITAYYAEFGIKIKYLHSEIQSIERVEILRDLRLGIFDVLVGINLLREGLDLPEVSLVAILDADKEGFLRSKTSLIQTVGRAARNANGRVILYADKETESIKFCIEETSRRREKQEKYNTENNITPQTVYKKIPDDLKKIYNLDYGDEFQEKLIQAIANLDDENILKDAKKLEKYVQKMQKEMIKASQKMDFELAAQLRDKIFLLKEQILLLTGES, from the coding sequence ATGTCGGAAAAACCTTTTGAAATTTCTTGGCCTGTGACACCAACAGGCGATCAGCCGCAGGCTATAGAAAAATTAGTTTCAGGTTTATCTGCAGGACTTTCAGAACAAATATTGCTTGGTGTGACTGGTTCTGGGAAGACATTTACCATTGCTAATGTTGTCGCAAAAACCCAAAGACCCACTTTAGTCATTGCACATAATAAAACATTAGCTGCGCAATTATTTCAAGAATTTAAAGAACTTTTTCCAAATAATGCGGTTGAATATTTTATCAGTTACTATGACTACTATCAGCCAGAAGCCTACTTGCCAAGTACGGATACTTTTATCGATAAATCTGCATCTATTAACGATAATATCGACAAAATGCGGCATAGTGCGACAAAAGCCTTATTTGAACGGCGAGACGTTATTATTGTCAGTTCTGTAAGTTGTATTTATGGTTTAGGAGCTCCCGATACTTATTTAAATTCAAGAATAGTTTTAAATTTAAATGCAGAATTTTCCAGAGATGATTTTATTCGCCAACTTATTTCCATTCAATATACTCGAAATGATATATCCTTAGAAAGAGGAAAATTTCGGGTGCGTGGTGATATAATTGAAGTCGTTCCTTCATCAGAAAATGAAAGAGCAGTGCGAATTCAATTTTGGGGAGATAAAATTGAAAAATTATCTACAATTGACGCACTTAAAGGAACAGTAATAGAAAAAATTCAAAAAATAAATATCTATCCTGCCTCGCATTATGTCTTAGAGAATGAAAAAATTGACGAAGTTATTTCCCAAATTTCCCATGATTTAATTGAAAAAGTTTCTGAATTTAAAAATAATGGAAAACATATTGAAGCTCAACGAATTGAGCAAAGAACGTTACACGACTTAGAAATGATCCGTGAAATTGGATACTGTCAAGGCATAGAAAATTATTCTCGTTACTTAGATGGACGGTCTCCTGGTAAACCTCCTGCTACTTTACTTGATTATTTTCCAAAAGATTATTTATTAGTTATTGATGAAAGTCATGTCACAGTTCCACAAATTGGCGGTATGTATCGTGGCGATAGAGCAAGAAAAGAAACCTTAGTGCAATATGGATTTCGCTTACCAGCTGCATTAGATAATCGTCCGTTAAATTTTGATGAATTTAAAGATCGAATGGGTCAGACTATTTATGTTTCAGCAACTCCTGCTAAATATGAATTAGAACATGCAGGAACTGAAATTGTTGAACAGATTATTCGTCCTACTGGCTTAATCGATCCTCAAATTCTCGTTAAACCAGCAAAAGGTCAAATTGATGATCTTTTATTTGAAATCCAAAATGTTGTAGCAAAAAAAGAAAGAATTTTAATTACAACTCTGACTAAAAAAATGGCGGAAAATATAACTGCTTATTATGCCGAATTTGGCATAAAAATAAAATATTTGCATTCTGAAATTCAAAGTATAGAGCGAGTAGAAATATTACGAGATCTGCGCTTAGGTATTTTTGATGTTCTTGTTGGTATCAATTTGCTAAGAGAAGGACTCGATTTACCTGAAGTATCATTGGTAGCTATTTTAGATGCAGATAAAGAAGGTTTTTTAAGAAGTAAAACAAGCTTAATCCAAACTGTTGGTAGGGCGGCTAGAAATGCTAATGGAAGAGTTATTTTGTATGCTGATAAGGAAACAGAAAGTATTAAATTTTGTATTGAAGAAACTTCTAGAAGAAGAGAGAAACAAGAAAAATATAATACCGAAAATAATATTACACCTCAAACTGTATACAAAAAAATTCCTGATGATCTAAAGAAAATATATAATCTTGACTATGGTGATGAATTTCAAGAAAAATTAATTCAAGCTATCGCTAATTTAGATGATGAAAATATTTTAAAAGATGCTAAAAAACTGGAAAAATATGTGCAAAAAATGCAAAAAGAAATGATAAAAGCTTCGCAAAAAATGGATTTTGAATTAGCGGCTCAATTACGCGATAAAATCTTTCTATTAAAAGAACAAATTCTTTTACTAACAGGTGAATCATAG
- a CDS encoding outer membrane beta-barrel protein, whose amino-acid sequence MFAKKMGYTLASLVLTTSAFAAKKSSDVQINAGYTNYSGFSDGAFDNNFNGGNLGVTYLYSIYNDKIAPVVGGGLNTQLMRYSYSNGETLTLNSYEGVIKAGAKFELVEKVNMFALVNAGYSFYNYINTSFNKGDFKVQNTYSFGASLIATYDLSESLNVGLGYTYNRRNLKVQDTNYNKDFQYNEHSANVIVGFNF is encoded by the coding sequence ATGTTTGCTAAAAAAATGGGCTATACTTTAGCTTCTTTGGTTCTTACAACATCTGCATTTGCTGCAAAAAAATCGTCTGATGTTCAAATCAATGCCGGTTATACAAATTATAGTGGTTTTTCTGATGGTGCATTTGATAATAATTTTAATGGTGGAAATTTAGGAGTAACATACCTTTACAGTATTTATAATGATAAAATTGCTCCTGTAGTTGGTGGTGGCTTAAATACGCAATTAATGAGATATTCATATTCAAATGGTGAGACCTTAACTTTAAATTCCTATGAAGGAGTTATTAAAGCTGGTGCAAAATTTGAACTTGTTGAAAAAGTTAATATGTTTGCATTAGTAAATGCTGGTTACTCTTTTTATAACTATATTAATACATCTTTTAACAAAGGTGACTTTAAAGTGCAAAATACATATAGTTTTGGAGCTTCTCTGATAGCAACTTACGACCTATCTGAATCTTTAAATGTTGGTTTGGGTTACACATATAACCGTAGAAATTTAAAAGTACAAGACACAAATTATAATAAAGATTTTCAATACAATGAACATTCAGCAAATGTAATTGTAGGTTTCAATTTTTAA
- a CDS encoding adenylate/guanylate cyclase domain-containing protein codes for MFSIRNRFLFLMCGLTALVSTVCLAFGAWLLFLQLKNSSFKILNSAKETLNTSLDFQFLKLDGDSRIIANFSQFIKEIESRQSLAVLKIAKKFQEELELSDVHSYDNDGNPISLGESGNQSFINFFSENKNKILFDSFRQALDGKNSSKFMSSNNLKIIHLSPVISDNKKVCGILSTTFNIDRKYLEKIAKITGVDISFFNQTQLLSSSIEDKNEIEVINKEFNHLKQEKTSINNDNDRTWTSKNGYYYSFKFKPNLVNENVTALLSISNKENEYVFNTSKIFILILGLGIFLFSVILSSFAAAGITKGLKKLEKNAATLSAGNLDIPIVTYGKDEVAKLAKSFETMRNSIKNLIQNLKETNLSYQRFVPKEFIDILNKDDIRKILLGDYFEQEMTILFSDIRGYTKLSESLTPKENFEFINDYLKLVAPIIKEHGGFIDKYIGDGLMALFPNQAIQAFKASQEILSAIKNQNSENQYSIFGEVKIGIGLNTGKVVIGIVGEEKRLNATVIGDSVNTASRIESMTKEIKTELLISESTYNSFNEDEKKQVEFVGEFSVKGKDEKLKLYKLSFN; via the coding sequence ATGTTTAGTATCCGAAACCGCTTTTTATTTCTAATGTGTGGATTAACAGCACTAGTATCCACAGTTTGTTTAGCATTTGGTGCTTGGTTATTATTTTTACAATTAAAAAATTCTTCTTTCAAAATTTTAAACTCAGCAAAAGAAACATTAAATACATCGCTAGATTTTCAATTTTTAAAATTAGATGGCGATAGTCGAATTATTGCAAATTTTTCTCAATTTATAAAAGAAATAGAGTCAAGACAAAGTTTAGCTGTACTTAAAATAGCAAAGAAATTTCAAGAAGAGTTAGAGTTATCAGATGTTCATAGTTATGACAATGATGGGAATCCCATTTCTTTAGGAGAAAGTGGAAATCAGTCTTTTATAAATTTTTTTTCAGAAAATAAAAATAAAATTTTATTCGATAGTTTTAGGCAAGCATTGGATGGAAAAAACTCCTCAAAATTTATGTCAAGCAATAACTTAAAAATTATTCATTTATCACCAGTGATCTCAGACAATAAAAAAGTCTGCGGAATACTTTCTACTACCTTTAATATCGATAGAAAATATTTAGAAAAAATTGCAAAAATAACAGGGGTTGATATTTCTTTTTTTAATCAAACTCAACTATTAAGCAGCTCAATTGAAGACAAAAATGAAATTGAAGTTATTAACAAGGAGTTTAATCATTTAAAGCAAGAAAAAACTTCCATAAATAATGACAATGATAGAACGTGGACATCAAAAAATGGTTATTATTATTCTTTTAAGTTTAAACCTAATTTAGTAAACGAAAATGTAACAGCTTTACTTTCAATATCCAATAAAGAAAATGAATATGTATTTAACACTTCAAAAATATTTATTTTAATTCTTGGCCTTGGAATATTTTTATTTTCAGTTATTTTGTCCTCTTTTGCCGCAGCTGGAATTACTAAAGGTTTAAAAAAACTAGAAAAAAATGCTGCCACTTTGTCTGCAGGAAACTTAGACATTCCAATTGTTACTTATGGAAAGGATGAAGTAGCAAAATTAGCAAAAAGCTTTGAAACAATGCGAAACTCAATTAAAAACTTAATCCAAAATCTAAAAGAAACAAATCTATCTTACCAAAGGTTTGTTCCAAAAGAATTTATTGATATTTTAAATAAAGATGATATTAGAAAAATTCTCTTAGGAGATTATTTTGAACAAGAAATGACTATCTTATTTTCAGATATTCGTGGTTATACAAAACTTTCGGAAAGTTTAACCCCGAAAGAAAATTTTGAATTTATCAATGATTACTTAAAATTAGTCGCACCCATTATTAAAGAACACGGAGGATTCATTGATAAATATATTGGTGATGGATTAATGGCTTTGTTTCCTAACCAAGCTATTCAAGCATTTAAAGCTTCACAAGAAATACTTTCTGCAATTAAAAATCAAAATTCAGAAAATCAATATTCTATATTTGGTGAAGTAAAAATAGGAATTGGATTAAATACTGGCAAAGTTGTCATTGGCATAGTGGGTGAAGAAAAAAGATTGAATGCTACAGTAATTGGAGACTCTGTAAATACTGCTTCAAGAATTGAAAGTATGACCAAAGAAATAAAAACAGAATTATTAATTTCTGAAAGCACATATAATTCTTTTAATGAGGATGAAAAAAAACAAGTAGAATTTGTGGGCGAATTTAGCGTTAAAGGAAAAGATGAAAAGTTAAAACTCTATAAACTTTCCTTTAACTAA